The window ATCGCCCACCAGCAGGCCGAGGAACTCCGGGAGATGGAGGAGGACCACGGCCGCAACCCCGAGGTCTTCGACGACCTGCTGCGCATCGACCACGGCAACGCGCTGATCGGCCGCCTCGCCGACTCCGTCTCCGTCCTCGGCGGCGGACGCCCCGGCCGGCAGTGGCCCGAGCCGGTGTCCCTGTACAGCACGCTGCGCGGCGCCATGTCCCGCATCCTGGAGTACCGGCGCATCCAGCTGTCCTCCATCGCCAAGATCAGCGTCAAGGGCATCTACGTCGAGCCCGTCATCCACGCCGCCGCCGAACTCCTCGACAACGCCACGCGCTACTCGCCGCCGCAGACCAAGGTGCACGTCACCGCCACCGAGGTGCAGACCGGCGTCTGCATCGAGATCGAGGACGGCGGTGTCAACCTCAACGAGGAGGCACGGGCCCGGATCGAGGGCATGCTGGAGGCGGCAAAGGCGGGCGTCGACCTCCAGGACATCGGTGAGCACCCGCGACTGGGCCTGGCCGTCGTCGGCCGCCTCTGCACGGCGTACAACATGCAGGTCTCGCTACGGGCCTCCGCGTACGGCGGCGTCCGCGCCATCCTCATCGTGCCGAGCGAGATGATCACCCACGAGCCCGGCGTCGGACTCGCCCACGGCATCGGCGCCACCGGCATCCCCATGACGGTCGGCATCCCCGAGGGCCCCAAGCGCGCACCCAAGAGGCGGCGCCCCACCATGCCGAAGATCCCCGCGACGGTCTCCCTTGAGGACGACGACGTCCCCGAGGTGACGGAGTGGACGACGAACGGTCTGCCGCAGCGCCGCAGCCGGGTGAAGACGCCGCTCGCCGAGCGGCTCGCCCAGCAGGCCGCCAACGAGAAGGCCGACCGGGAGGCCGCCGAACGGGGCGAGTACAACCCCTGGGCGGCGATGTCGGAGCCCGAGACCAAGCCCCTGCGCGACATGTCGGCCCCCGACGCCCCCGGCAAGGGCCTCGAGGCCTTCTGGGAGGGACTCAAGCAGGGCATCGAACCCGGCACGCACCCGACCGACTTCATCCGGAACCCGACCAAGTACCTGCACCTGATCAACGACCCGGCCCCCAGCGAGGCCGACGACGAGGGGGACCTCAAGTGATCCAGCAGCGAGGCAACTTCGACTGGATGCTCAAGCAACTCGCCGACGGCGTGCCGGGCATCGAGATGATCGTGGTGCTCTCGGCCGACGGACTGCGCATCGCCCGCCACGGCGGCGAGCCCGACGCGGCCGACCGGGTCGCCGCGGCCTGCGCCGGCCTGCAGTCCCTCGCGGGCAGCATCTGCCAGGAACTCACGGTCGGCGACGGCGAGATGAAGCTCGTCATGATCGAGATCGACCGCGGCTACTTCTATCTGATGAACGCCGGAGCCAACGCCTTCCTCGCGGTGCTCTCCGACGTGCGGTGCGAACCGGGCCGGATGAGCGCGATGATGCGCGACCTCGTCGTCCGGATCGGCGGTCATCTGACCAGTCCGCCCCGGCGCAACGGGCAGATCGTATGACGCCTCCGCAACGCCAGCGGCGCGACCCCACCACCCCGGAACCGCCCCCGCAGCAGGACGGCGAGGGCAAGCCCAGGAACCCGGAGCGGATGTACGTGGTGGCGGGCCCCGACGGCGAACGGGCCGAGCTCGACCTGGTCACGTTAATCGTGGCGCGTGCCGAAGACCCGCCGCCTTCCGCCTCCCCCGAGCAGGCGGCGCTGCTCCGGCTCTGCGCCGCCCCCCTGTCCGTGGCCGAGCTGTCGGCCTACCTCAACCTGCCGTTCAGTGCGATGGGCGTGCTGCTCACCGAGCTGCTGACGGCGGAACTGGTGCAGGCGCGCGCCC of the Streptomyces koelreuteriae genome contains:
- a CDS encoding DUF742 domain-containing protein; translation: MTPPQRQRRDPTTPEPPPQQDGEGKPRNPERMYVVAGPDGERAELDLVTLIVARAEDPPPSASPEQAALLRLCAAPLSVAELSAYLNLPFSAMGVLLTELLTAELVQARAPIVRRSRTDRSLLEAVMNGLQRL
- a CDS encoding sensor histidine kinase, producing the protein MVSVQSPPVRRELPYARVLLLPAIAMAAASGTAVALVTESARLAVGWCGGLATALVIATAAEAVRRGRALRNQRAEHARHSAYLEQRIAGHEHELVRFTREIVPAALDLLRTGESPREVIRKLGLANPAYRDLPAPEVETLLTVLRIVDHEVTMRDAAARSFVTVARRVQAIAHQQAEELREMEEDHGRNPEVFDDLLRIDHGNALIGRLADSVSVLGGGRPGRQWPEPVSLYSTLRGAMSRILEYRRIQLSSIAKISVKGIYVEPVIHAAAELLDNATRYSPPQTKVHVTATEVQTGVCIEIEDGGVNLNEEARARIEGMLEAAKAGVDLQDIGEHPRLGLAVVGRLCTAYNMQVSLRASAYGGVRAILIVPSEMITHEPGVGLAHGIGATGIPMTVGIPEGPKRAPKRRRPTMPKIPATVSLEDDDVPEVTEWTTNGLPQRRSRVKTPLAERLAQQAANEKADREAAERGEYNPWAAMSEPETKPLRDMSAPDAPGKGLEAFWEGLKQGIEPGTHPTDFIRNPTKYLHLINDPAPSEADDEGDLK
- a CDS encoding roadblock/LC7 domain-containing protein; the protein is MIQQRGNFDWMLKQLADGVPGIEMIVVLSADGLRIARHGGEPDAADRVAAACAGLQSLAGSICQELTVGDGEMKLVMIEIDRGYFYLMNAGANAFLAVLSDVRCEPGRMSAMMRDLVVRIGGHLTSPPRRNGQIV